Proteins co-encoded in one Lasioglossum baleicum chromosome 3, iyLasBale1, whole genome shotgun sequence genomic window:
- the LOC143221772 gene encoding protein phosphatase 1 regulatory subunit 14B isoform X2, which yields MLSYSTTKFIIRMDLGIALVRYGSNRFGNRGCKSSFIMEGGGVLTAERSPARANLHVAFTEKGEVKERREKFLTAKYGSHQMSLIRKRLAVEMWLFDELEKLYEAVNDSGKNREVEIDIDELLDMDSDDHRRRFLQELLVDTKKPPHDINKFINDLLEKAKTL from the exons ATGCTATCATACTCGACTACAAAGTTTATTATTCGTATGGATCTCGGCATTGCGTTAGTGCGTTACGGCTCGAATAGATTTGGAAATAGAGGCTGCAAGA GTAGTTTTATAATGGAAGGAGGTGGGGTACTTACCGCAGAACGTAGCCCGGCTCGTGCGAATCTGCATGTGGCGTTCACTGAAAAAGGAGAGGTGAAAGAGCGTCGGGAAAAATTCTTGACCGCCAAATATGGGTCTCATCAGATGTCCCTCATTCGTAAAAGACTAGCGGTGGAAATGTGGTTGTTCGACGAGCTAGAAAAATTATACGAGGCAGTT AATGATAGTGGTAAAAATCGAGAAGTTGAAATAGATATAGATGAGCTTCTCGATATGGATAGCGATGATCACAGACGGAGATTTTTGCAA GAACTACTGGTCGACACAAAAAAGCCACCACACGATATAAAC AAATTCATTAATGATTTACTTGAAAAAGCTAAAACACTTTGA
- the LOC143207279 gene encoding uncharacterized protein LOC143207279, whose product MDQECHPSIYNWFEKSGMISNIRTHLRQNLINALRNKDVGLKTDHPKSAKQYIYDLLIAEYLFNHNYAYTLSVFASEAPLLINFSDKTAQRSDKNEEGTTEKLQNDYVLHALETLGINPHDAKGQYVISQYIESDMPLLLCILKCITLFSYNMYNGVPIKEHVTLCNESTQTKFSWLSYNARVDKLVMLKRKISLHKQIVNNKVHKRETMLKEQALLVEEHVETLNTKLQQVQNVMRSMSLKEKELEEKRQSNEQKILQKEMELALKERLLLQEENRLQREQNDHTKREEDLKHLQGEKKAAETAAIQNLQNIEVQTDFAVDATQEQKIEVLTKEKEELNALIQDQQLRIEQITQRAVQLSRQIEEIRALRPANEVPTQTTANTIVSESSSTEDILQDAKMRLKRLEEESLKADQYYYNFIHSSP is encoded by the exons ATGGACCAGGAATGTCATCCATCTATATACAATTG GTTTGAGAAATCTGGGATGATCTCGAACATAAGAACTCACCTTCGTCAAAATTTAATTAACGCATTGAGGAACAAGGACGTCGGTTTGAAAACCGATCATCCAAAATCTGCGAAACAATACATCTATGATCTACTGATAGCGGAGTATTTGTTCAATCACAATTATGCTTACACTCTATCGGTATTTGCCAGCGAAGCACCCCTGCTAATTAACTTTTCTGACAAGACGGCTCAGCGGTCCGACAAGAACGAAGAAGGTACAACTGAAAAATTACAGAACGATTACGTACTCCATGCATTGGAGACACTAGGTATCAATCCTCACGACGCAAAAGGCCAATATGTTATATCGCAATACATAGAAAGCGATATGCCGCTTCTCCTGTGCATACTGAAATGCATCACCCTGTTCTCTTATAATATGTACAACGGTGTACCGATAAAAGAGCATGTGACACTCTGCAACGAGTCCACGCAAACCAAATTTTCTTGGCTTTCTTACAACGCTCGTGTAGATAAACTGGTTATGCTGAAGAGGAAAATATCTCTGCACAAACAGATAGtcaataataaagtgcataagAGGGAGACGATGCTGAAAGAACAAGCGTTGCTCGTCGAAGAGCATGTCGAGACATTGAACACTAAGCTGCAGCAGGTGCAG AATGTTATGCGTTCAATGAGTCTGAAGGAGAAAGAATTGGAGGAAAAGCGGCAGAGTAACGAACAAAAAATTCTGCAAAAGGAAATGGAGTTGGCATTGAAGGAAAGATTGTTGTTACAAGAAGAAAATAG GCTGCAGAGGGAACAAAATGACCACACGAAACGGGAGGAGGATTTAAAACATCTACAAGGGGAGAAGAAAGCAGCAGAGACGGCTGCGATTCAAAATCTGCAAAACATAGAGGTGCAAACCGATTTTGCAGTCGATGCTACGCAAGagcagaagatcgaggttcTCACTAAAGAAAAAGAGGAATTAAATGCTCTGATACAAGACCAACAATTGAGAATAGAGCAGATAACCCAGCGTGCTGTCCAACTATCTCGACAAATAGAAGAAATACGAGCTCTAAGACCTGCTAATGAAGTACCAACTCAAACAACTGCGAACACAATCGTCAGCGAAAGCAGTTCGACAGAGGACATCCTTCAGGATGCAAAAATGAGATTGAAACGCTTGGAGGAGGAAAGTCTGAAAGCAGATCAATATTATTACAATTTTATACATAGTTCGCCGTAA
- the Xpc gene encoding DNA repair protein complementing XP-C cells homolog, with protein sequence MSGLSEDDSSDSSNEFLVDPEEINLNSSFFRNGQPNKNSGAPENDTDDETSEDEDLEDVNRSNIELFTEVLKNLESTRKLEFNDDDIKKEQTVSDSLQQKKKGKVQVTNELNTASPNEISELLLRGETAVDSPARKKLKQESVTEENDAEDAEDTPEYTIPKDGVKITLPGTSIMLKRKNKGGEDLKTILRRRLRTTQVYIEKVGLLCWLAYGFYMNKQANEPELMSAVLSLMSSDKYPKNRIDLTYLERFTKWFKRLFVFEEVASSDNKCINKESLLKVLREKKISDYRELVVLYVAILRALGLHCRLVISLCPPHRVFSDDPIFKIDSKERQEKPKSKPSKAKEKNSSKSRKKKTPEVTKVILNSPEAQKTANMEAKKRAAEVLQSKLQSKRKKGKSDATKESKTAKEEESTATKSETKTTKEEKNMANLRQLRSRKLNVSPDDDKSKKPADLSSKSNSTKSKYYIEEDSMDSEAEFQPKPEAVVKRKSTDDSKKEQSSKSSKKSNKKLLSSDSESEDPNKKKNSHYLWAEVYLESEESWISASVMEEKIHCVTEIYKKAKKPVLYVVAWNSIGSIKDVTRRYCPHWLTVTRKQRIDEKWWTEALTPWKEKDSAICRAEDQMLLDKELEQPLPKTIGECKGHPLYVIARHLLKFEALYPPDCVPLGHTSTSEAIYSRHCVHTLCSRETWLKKARVVKPKQDPYKIVKARPKYDKLSGMKIKDSALELFGEWQTMDYEPPEAKNGIVPRNEYGNVDLFKQCMLPKGTVHINLPGLNRIARKLNIDCASAVVGFNFGCMGAVPALEGFVVCEEYEDTLREAWESEQVEARKRAKEKRDKRVYGNWRKLIRGLLIRERLAAKYDFSQEVESTTPNKRAKHKKADTKKAKVS encoded by the exons ATGAGTGGCCTGTCGGAAGATGACAGTTCTGATAGTAGCAACGAGTTTCTGGTGGATCCGGAGGAGATTAATCTGAATTCTAGCTTTTTTCGGAATGGACAACCGAACAAAAATTCTGGCGCGCCGGAAAACGATACAGACGACGAGACCTCAGAGGACGAGGATCTCGAGGACGTCAATCGATCCAACATCGAACTGTTCACCGAAGTTCTGAAAAATCTAGAAAGTACTCGGAAGCTCGAATTCAACGATGACGATATTAAAAAGGAACAAACAGTCTCCGACTCTTTGCAACAAAAGAAAAAAGGGAAAGTACAGGTAACGAACGAGCTAAACACTGCATCGCCCAATGAGATCTCTGAACTTTTGTTGCGGGGAGAGACTGCCGTGGATTCTCCTGCTAGAAAGAAGCTGAAACAAGAGTCCGTAACGGAAGAGAACGATGCAGAAGATGCGGAAGACACTCCGGAATACACTATCCCGAAGGACGGGGTTAAGATCACTCTGCCTGGCACTAGTATCATGCTAAAGAGAAAGAATAAAGGTGGCGAGGATTTGAAAACAATTCTACGAAGACGATTGCGAACTACCCAGGTATACATAGAGAAAGTAGGCTTACTCTGCTGGCTAGCTTACGGATTCTATATGAACAAACAGGCGAACGAGCCCGAGCTGATGTCAGCTGTACTGTCTTTAATGTCGTCCGACAAGTACCCGAAGAATAGAATCGACCTTACGTATCTGGAGAGATTCACGAAATGGTTTAAACGTTTATTCGTATTTGAAGAAGTTGCGAGCAGTGATAATAAATGTATCAACAAAGAGAGTCTGTTGAAGGTACTGCGGGAGAAGAAGATCTCCGATTACAGGGAGTTGGTAGTGCTCTATGTCGCTATATTAAGAGCATTAGGCTTGCACTGTCGATTAGTTATATCTCTTTGTCCGCCGCATAGGGTGTTCAGCGACGATCcgatattcaaaattgattcaaAGGAACGACAGGAAAAGCCTAAGAGTAAGCCGAGTAAAGCTAAGGAGAAAAATAGCTCAAAGTCACGCAAGAAGAAGACACCTGAGGTGACAAAAGTAATTCTGAACAGTCCAGAGGCACAGAAGACTGCAAATATGGAAGCAAAGAAAAGGGCAGCAGAGGTTCTGCAGTCGAAATTGCAAAGCAAAAGGAAGAAAGGGAAATCGGATGCTACAAAAGAGTCTAAAACTGCGAAAGAGGAAGAGTCGACAGCTACGAAAAGCGAGACTAAAACAACAAAGGAAGAGAAAAACATGGCCAATCTGAGGCAGCTAAGATCCAGAAAACTCAATGTTTCGCCCGACGACGATAAATCCAAGAAGCCTGCAGACTTGAGCTCAAAGAGCAACAGTACAAAGTCGAAATATTACATAGAAGAAGACTCCATGGACTCCGAGGCAGAATTTCAACCAAAACCGGAAGCTGTAGTAAAAAGGAAATCAACCGATGACAGTAAAAAGGAACAAAGTTCTAAGAGTAGCAAGAAAAGCAATAAAAAGTTGTTATCCAGTGATAGCGAGAGCGAGGATCCAAATAAGAAAAAGAACTCGCACTATCTCTGGGCCGAAGTGTACCTAGAATCGGAAGAGAGCTGGATTTCTGCGAGCGTGATGGAAGAGAAGATCCATTGCGTAACAGAAATATAC AAAAAAGCGAAGAAACCTGTCCTGTATGTAGTAGCATGGAACTCCATTGGTTCGATAAAGGATGTGACCAGGCGCTACTGTCCCCATTGGCTAACAGTCACACGCAAGCAAAGAATCGACGAGAAGTGGTGGACTGAAGCATTGACTCCTTGGAAGGAAAAGGACTCTGCCATATGTAGAGCCGAAGACCAGATGCTTCTAGACAA AGAACTAGAGCAGCCATTGCCTAAAACCATCGGTGAATGCAAAGGACATCCACTGTACGTTATTGCAAGGCATCTACTGAAATTCGAGGCATTGTACCCTCCAGACTGTGTACCATTGGGACATACTTCTACCAGCGAAGCCATCTACTCTCGCCACTGTGTGCACACCCTTTGCTCAAGGGAAACTTGGCTGAAGAAAGCTCGAGTTGTAAAACCCAAACAGGATCCGTACAAGATAGTCAAAGCACGTCCAAAGTATGACAAG TTGTCTGGAATGAAGATCAAAGATTCAGCTCTGGAGTTGTTTGGGGAGTGGCAGACTATGGACTACGAACCTCCGGAAGCCAAGAACGGCATCGTGCCAAGGAATGAATATGGAAATGTGGATCTGTTCAAACAGTGTATGCTTCCGAAAGGCACTGTTCATATTAATC TTCCAGGACTGAACCGGATCGCCAGGAAGTTGAATATCGACTGTGCATCGGCTGTCGTTGGTTTCAACTTTGGATGCATGGGTGCAGTGCCTGCGCTTGAAGGATTTGTCGTTTGCGAAGAGTATGAGGACACTTTGAGAGAAGCGTGGGAGTCGGAACAGGTTGAAGCCCGCAAACGGGCTAAAGAGAAACGCGACAAGAGGGTTTACGGTAATTGGAGGAAACTGATCCGAGGTTTGCTCATTAGGGAACGACTGGCAGCTAAATACGATTTCTCGCAAGAAGTGGAATCAACGACACCTAACAAACGGGCGAAACACAAAAAGGCTGATACGAAAAAGGCTAAAGTGTCCTAA
- the Tho2 gene encoding THO complex subunit 2-like protein codes for MAGKVWNSEIWKAWDKHGKNDFLKLIKHKFKEGNTTEWRRGLYELISNGIHGNIKRDSVVQTLGELMNIDGAIPSAIVDIFTLIDAEAHNEERNNFYYIVKESEKFLTDRILKERLEIDTLQDVGTLKNKSFQTKFIKVKTKLYYKQRKFNLFREESEGYSKLIVELNQERPESEVPTILEIVKSLIGYFNLDPNRVLDILLETFENRPQDDALFIPLIRSYMSDQQVLCEVLGFKYCSTVNTTPFSLQKVTALMLQHGVIKLDDILPWLVPDDRTIIKEHEQAMKQAKEYVRKLSVISTKDKEEVPEEKENPQDKYASNQKYGLCEALLEIGAWEVAQNLFNRLPEHSLTDQRPIALALCKMIQSLMEPVYRKHCIISPKLQGRRVPPLKSSLAPKPVEDLEEIHDQLLPMLIVLGPNLHHDPVLMYKIMRLCHAAIRQCPLDSNKQPVEKNNNLYYDVLTILDVALLPSLSFMDCNCCVAEELWNILKYYPYQNRYCLYARWKNDTPLQHAALLKKRADAQKKIKSIMKRVSKETIKPVGRSIGKLTHSSPGVLFDYVLIQIQLYDNLIGPVVDSLKYLTNISYDVLGYCLVEALAGADRDRFKHDGTSISLWLQSLASFCGAIFKKYNIELTGLLQYVANQLKAQKSLDLLILKEIVQKMAGIEAAEEMTSDQLDAMAGGDLLKNEAGYFSQVRNTKKSSQRLKEALAEHDLAVALCLLMAQQKHCVVYRETDKSHLKLVGKLYDQCQDTLVQFGTFLGSTMTVDEYVERLPSIHSMLQDNHIHSDVAFFLARPMFAHAINIKYDALRKADPNYKKMSTAMKQTKYAEAAQAVMAPVAQSVRPLHPLKVWEDISPQFLVTFWSLSMYDLYVPVESYQREINKLKQLAAQSADSKDVNVSKGKKEQERCTTLIEKLQDEKRKQEEHVEKVFAYLRQEKDTWFLSRSAKSAKNETITQFLQLCLFPRCTFTTVDAMYCAKFVHTIHSLKTANFSTLLCYDRLFCDITYSVTSCTENEANRYGRFLCAMLETVMRWHSEKAIFDKECSNYPGFVTKFRVSNQFSEANDMVGFENYRHVCHKWHYKITKAIVVCLDSKDYVQIRNSLIILIKILPHFPVLAKLSQILERKVEKVREEERGQRQDLHVLATSYSGQLKAKTPNMIREADFHHVGDKAGKAQDSQNSDTSEKVGDGISNKEITNGDTRIEKENKDQREKRSASNQLYHEGSEKIRKKEEGKESMEGKDKHVKKEEVKEEDPMDKKDRKYYKEEHYYSSGVDNLDRDLSSVSNSSASSGPTQDGSDRDAKRRKIETMQKEGRRAEGNLDKKERSSKSKIRDEQKELRREKKVGRKRDRADESAVTTEQKRRKDDERAKGAHQNGDMPEHREKHHYNKEKSPYTKERAHEREGREGRDKHRRSSDPKRR; via the exons ATGGCTGGTAAAGTGTGGAATTCAGAAATATGGAAAGCATGGGATAAACATGGGAAAAATGATTT CCTCAAGTTAATCAAGCACAAATTTAAGGAAGGCAACACTACAG AATGGCGAAGAGGATTGTACGAATTAATATCAAATGGAATCCATGGGAACATAAAAAGGGACAGTGTAGTTCAGACATTAGGTGAACTCATG AATATCGATGGAGCGATACCATCGGCGATAGTAGATATATTTACGCTAATAGATGCAGAAGCGCATAACgaagaaagaaataatttttattatattgtgAAAGAATCTGAAAAG TTTCTAACAGATAGGATATTAAAGGAACGTTTAGAAATTGATACGTTGCAAGATGTAGGAACATTAAAGAATAAGAGTTTCCAAACCAAATTCATTAAAGTGAAGACAAAATTGTA CTATAAGCAACGGAAATTTAACTTATTTAGGGAAGAAAGCGAAGGGTATTCTAAACTGATAGTGGAATTAAATCAGGAACGTCCAGAAAGCGAAGTACCAACGATATTGGAAATTGTTAAATCCCTTATTG GCTATTTCAATTTAGACCCCAACAGAGTACTTGACATTTTATTAGAAACTTTTGAGAATCGACCACAGGATGATGCACTTTTTATCCCTTTGATTCGTTCGTACATGAGTGACCAGCAGGTACTCTGCGAAGTTTTAGGATTTAAATACTGTTCTACTGTCAACACCACTCCGTTTTCATTGCAAAAAGTCACCGCACTCATGTTGCAACATGGTGTGATTAAGCTGGATGATATATTGCCATGGTTAGTGCCAGACGATAGAACGATTATCAAGGAGCACGAACAGGCAATGAAACAAGCGAAAGAGTACGTTCGCAAGCTGAGCGTAATTTCTACTAAAGACAAGGAAGAGGTACCAGAGGAAAAGGAGAATCCACAG GATAAGTACGCGAGCAATCAAAAGTACGGATTATGCGAGGCGCTGTTGGAAATAGGGGCATGGGAGGTTGCGCAAAACTTGTTCAACAGATTGCCGGAACACAGTCTCACGGATCAGCGTCCCATCGCGTTGGCACTCTGCAAGATGATCCAATCTCTTATGGAACCTGTTTACCGCAA GCATTGTATCATATCACCGAAATTGCAAGGCAGAAGAGTTCCTCCCTTGAAAAGTTCTCTCGCTCCGAAGCCAGTCGAAGACCTCGAAGAGATCCACGATCAGTTGCTGCCAATGCTCATAGTCCTTGGTCCGAATTTGCACCACGATCCTGTGTTGATGTACAAGATCATGAGGTTGTGTCATGCTGCCATAAGACAGTGTCCATTAGACTCAAACAAACAGCCCGTCGAAAAGAACAACAACCTCTACTATGATGTATTAACCATACTAGACGTGGCGTTGTTGCCCTCGTTGTCCTTCATGGACTGCAACTGCTGCGTTGCGGAGGAGCTCTGGAACATTTTGAAGTATTATCCATATCAGAACCGATACTGCTTGTACGCTCGCTGGAAGAATGACACGCCTCTGCAGCACGCTGCTCTTCTAAAGAAAAGAGCAGACGCGCAGAAAAAGATCAAGTCCATCATGAAGAGAGTGAGCAAAGAGACCATCAAGCCCGTGGGAAGGTCAATAGGCAAGCTAACACACTCCTCGCCCGGTGTACTCTTCGATTACGTACTCATACAGATCCAGCTGTACGATAATCTTATAG GACCTGTTGTAGATTCTTTGAAATATTTGACAAACATTTCCTACGATGTACTCGGCTACTGTTTGGTCGAAGCACTGGCTGGTGCTGATCGGGACAGGTTCAAGCATGACGGCACCAGCATATCGCTCTGGCTACAATCCTTGGCTTCCTTCTGCGGAGCTATATTCAAAAAGTATAATATCGAACTCACTGGTCTGCTGCAGTATGTGGCGAACCAACTCAAAGCACAAAAAAG CTTAGACTTATTAATACTGAAAGAAATAGTACAAAAGATGGCAGGCATCGAGGCTGCCGAAGAGATGACTTCCGATCAGCTGGATGCTATGGCGGGTGGAGACTTACTAAAGAACGAG GCTGGTTACTTCAGTCAAGTACGTAATACAAAGAAATCCTCGCAACGGTTGAAAGAAGCTCTAGCCGAGCACGACCTAGCTGTAGCGTTGTGCCTACTGATGGCACAGCAGAAACATTGCGTTGTGTATAGGGAAACAGATAAATCTCATCTGAAGCTTGTTG GAAAGTTGTACGATCAGTGCCAAGACACGTTAGTTCAGTTCGGAACATTCTTGGGCTCTACGATGACTGTAGACGAATATGTGGAGAGACTCCCTTCCATACATTCTATGCTTCAAGACAATCACATACATTCTGATGTTGCATTTTTCCTCGCGAGGCCAATGTTTGCACACGCCATTAAc ATTAAATATGACGCCCTACGTAAAGCCGACCCTAATTACAAGAAAATGTCGACCGCGATGAAGCAAACAAAGTATGCAGAGGCCGCGCAAGCTGTGATGGCGCCTGTTGCTCAATCCGTTAGACCTCTGCATCCACTGAAGGTCTGGGAGGACATTTCACCACAATTTCTAGTGACGTTTTGGTCCCTCTCGATGTACGATTTGTATGTTCCCGTGGAAAGCTATCAACGAGAAATTAATAAGCTGAAGCAACTCGCGGCACAGAGCGCCGATTCCAAAGACGTG AACGTTAGTAAAGGCAAAAAGGAGCAAGAGAGGTGCACCACTTTGATCGAGAAATTACAGGACGAGAAGAGAAAGCAGGAGGAGCATGTCGAGAAAGTGTTTGCATATTTGAG ACAAGAAAAGGATACGTGGTTCTTATCACGAAGCGCCAAATCGGCGAAAAACGAAACGATAACGCAATTCTTGCAATTGTGTCTGTTTCCACGATGTACATTTACCACTGTGGATGCGATGTACTGTGCAAAGTTCGTGCACACCATACATTCTCTGAAGACTGCAAATTTCTCGACGCTTCTATGCTACGACAGG CTTTTCTGTGATATAACATATTCAGTTACCTCATGCACCGAGAACGAGGCGAATCGTTATGGGAGATTCTTGTGCGCCATGCTCGAGACCGTAATGAGATGGCATTCCGAGAAAGCAATTTTCGACAAG gAGTGTAGCAATTATCCGGGGTTTGTAACAAAGTTCCGAGTTAGCAATCAATTTTCCGAGGCGAACGACATGGtaggatttgaaaattacagacaCGTGTGTCACAAGTGGCATTACAAGATTACGAAG GCTATTGTAGTTTGTCTCGATTCCAAGGACTATGTACAAATAAGAAATTCTCtaataatattgattaaaatattGCCGCATTTCCCCGTGCTGGCCAAGTTGTCTCAAATCCTTGAACGTAAAGTGGAGAAGGTGAGGGAAGAGGAGCGTGGGCAACGGCAGGACCTCCATGTTCTAGCTACGTCGTACAGTGGCCAATTGAAAGCTAAGACACCCAACATGATTCGGGAAGCAGACTTTCACCATGTCGGAGACAAA GCTGGAAAAGCACAGGATAGTCAGAACAGCGATACATCGGAGAAAGTaggtgatggaatatcgaataAAGAGATCACCAATGGTGACACGCGGATAGAGAAGGAAAACAAAGACCAACGTGAGAAAAGGAGCGCGTCGAATCAATTGTACCA CGAGGGGTCTGAAAAGATCCGAAAAAAGGAGGAAGGTAAAGAGAGCATGGAGGGAAAGGACAAACACGTGAAGAAAGAGGAAGTCAAGGAGGAAGATCCTATGGAtaaaaaagatcgaaaatattacaAA GAAGAACACTATTACAGTAGCGGAGTAGACAATTTAGACAGGGATCTTTCCAGTGTATCGAATAGCAGTGCCAGTTCCGGACCCACGCAAGATGGATCCGACAGAG ATgccaaaagaagaaaaattgaaactaTGCAAAAG GAAGGGAGACGAGCGGAGGGAAATTTGGACAAAAAGGAGCGTTCGAGCAAAAGTAAAATAAGAGACGAACAGAAGGAATTGCGCAGAGAGAAGAAAGTGGGCCGAAAAAGG GATAGGGCGGACGAGTCGGCAGTCACTACCGAgcaaaagagaagaaaagatGACGAAAGAG CGAAAGGAGCACATCAGAACGGCGATATGCCCGAACACAGAGAAAAGCATCATTACAATAAG GAAAAGTCTCCCTACACAAAGGAACGTGCTCATGAACGGGAGGGCCGCGAAGGCAGAGACAAACA TAGAAGAAGTTCGGATCCCAAACGAAGATGA
- the LOC143221772 gene encoding uncharacterized protein LOC143221772 isoform X1, translating to MLSYSTTKFIIRMDLGIALVRYGSNRFGNRGCKSSFIMEGGGVLTAERSPARANLHVAFTEKGEVKERREKFLTAKYGSHQMSLIRKRLAVEMWLFDELEKLYEAVNDSGKNREVEIDIDELLDMDSDDHRRRFLQELLVDTKKPPHDINYTKQYPKCDHFNDMSS from the exons ATGCTATCATACTCGACTACAAAGTTTATTATTCGTATGGATCTCGGCATTGCGTTAGTGCGTTACGGCTCGAATAGATTTGGAAATAGAGGCTGCAAGA GTAGTTTTATAATGGAAGGAGGTGGGGTACTTACCGCAGAACGTAGCCCGGCTCGTGCGAATCTGCATGTGGCGTTCACTGAAAAAGGAGAGGTGAAAGAGCGTCGGGAAAAATTCTTGACCGCCAAATATGGGTCTCATCAGATGTCCCTCATTCGTAAAAGACTAGCGGTGGAAATGTGGTTGTTCGACGAGCTAGAAAAATTATACGAGGCAGTT AATGATAGTGGTAAAAATCGAGAAGTTGAAATAGATATAGATGAGCTTCTCGATATGGATAGCGATGATCACAGACGGAGATTTTTGCAA GAACTACTGGTCGACACAAAAAAGCCACCACACGATATAAAC TATACAAAGCAATACCCGAAATGTGATCACTTCAACGACATGTCTTCATAA
- the Rpl31 gene encoding ribosomal protein L31 isoform X2, whose amino-acid sequence MTKTTENKGMSAINEVVTREYTVNLHKRLHGVGFKKRAPRAIKEVRKFAEKQMGTPDVRIDTRLNKQLWSKGIRNVPFRVRVRLSRRRNDDEDSPNKLYTLVTYIPVASFKGLQTENVDASQD is encoded by the exons ATGACGAAGACAACAGAGAACAAGGGAATGAGCGCTATCAACGAGGTAGTGACTCGTGAATACACGGTGAACCTTCACAAACGCCTCCACGGTGTTGGATTTAAAAAGCGTGCTCCACGAGCGATCAAAGAGGTCCGTAAGTTCGCTGAGAAACAAATGGGAACACCAGATGTGAGGATCGATACACGTCTGAACAAGCAACTCTGGTCCAAAGGAATTAG GAACGTACCATTCAGAGTACGTGTACGATTAAGCAGAAGGAGGAACGACGACGAAGACTCCCCCAACAAATTGTATACCCTCGTCACGTACATACCAGTTGCTAGTTTCAAAGGTCTCCAAACAGAGAATGTTGACGCCAGTCAAGattga
- the Rpl31 gene encoding ribosomal protein L31 isoform X1, with translation MYLVNGAYGSDEFRNARDFGSFTASHSSERYVKITEIESWNIWLQIVLNQQVSCKMTKTTENKGMSAINEVVTREYTVNLHKRLHGVGFKKRAPRAIKEVRKFAEKQMGTPDVRIDTRLNKQLWSKGIRNVPFRVRVRLSRRRNDDEDSPNKLYTLVTYIPVASFKGLQTENVDASQD, from the exons atgtatttagtcAATGGCGCATACGGAAGCGATGAGTTTAGGAACGCTAGAGACTTTGGTTCTTTTACGGCGAGCCATTCTTCCGAGAGGTATGTCAAAATCACGGAAATAGAATCGTGGAACATCTGGCTGCAAATTGTCCTTAATCAACAAGTTTCG TGCAAAATGACGAAGACAACAGAGAACAAGGGAATGAGCGCTATCAACGAGGTAGTGACTCGTGAATACACGGTGAACCTTCACAAACGCCTCCACGGTGTTGGATTTAAAAAGCGTGCTCCACGAGCGATCAAAGAGGTCCGTAAGTTCGCTGAGAAACAAATGGGAACACCAGATGTGAGGATCGATACACGTCTGAACAAGCAACTCTGGTCCAAAGGAATTAG GAACGTACCATTCAGAGTACGTGTACGATTAAGCAGAAGGAGGAACGACGACGAAGACTCCCCCAACAAATTGTATACCCTCGTCACGTACATACCAGTTGCTAGTTTCAAAGGTCTCCAAACAGAGAATGTTGACGCCAGTCAAGattga